From a region of the Leptospira montravelensis genome:
- a CDS encoding DUF1330 domain-containing protein, whose protein sequence is MEKEPFSLETIVGLQVKDDELYSKYRSEMKYLLEKYEGGFRYDFKIQQTLKSETDNSINRVFLIYFKNKERKLSFFADPEYKKIRETYFVPSVESTTQIAEYERFFDFHS, encoded by the coding sequence AAGGAACCATTTTCATTAGAAACCATAGTAGGTCTTCAAGTAAAAGACGATGAACTTTACTCAAAGTATAGATCTGAAATGAAATATTTATTAGAAAAATACGAAGGTGGATTTCGATATGATTTTAAAATCCAACAAACTTTAAAATCAGAAACAGATAATTCAATAAACCGAGTCTTTTTGATTTATTTCAAAAATAAAGAAAGAAAACTTAGTTTTTTTGCTGATCCTGAATACAAAAAAATAAGAGAAACGTATTTTGTTCCTTCCGTTGAAAGTACGACTCAAATTGCTGAATATGAAAGATTTTTTGATTTTCACTCGTGA